The sequence below is a genomic window from Nocardia fluminea.
GGATGTCGTTGGACAGGCTGACGACGGCGTCGTACTTCTTCCGCCGCGCGACGTCGAGGTAGCTCTCCAACTGGTCTCGCCGGAGCTTGCCGTTGCCCGTCTTCACTTCCAGCAGGCCGGTCCACTGCTTGGCACCGCGACTCACTTTCAGCACCGCGTCCGGGATGACCTTGGTATCGCCCGATTCGTACTGCACTTCCAGATAGCCCTCGAAAGCGCCTGCGGGCGCGCCCATTCGGGCACAGATCGCCCGGGCGAAGGGGCGTACGGCCTGCATGGTGGCGATGAGCGCGGAGGTGGTGCGCCGTTCCTGTTCCTCACCCGCGCCGACACCGATGACCGAGAACAATCGAGCGGGCTGCCAGGTATCCGATTCGGCCTGCCTGAATTCGATCGGTTTGGCCTTGCGCACCACGCGCCTGGTGGTCGCTACGCCGCGCGACGGTGCCTGCACGGCCGGGGCTTCGGGGACAACGACTTCCGGCTCGACAGTCGCGGGCGCCGTGTCCTCGACGGTGACCCCGAAATCGGTGGCCAGCCCGGACAGGCCCGACTCCCAGCCCTGCCCGACGGCCCGCACCTTCCAGCAGCCGTCGCGCCGATAGACCTCCCCGAAGACGAACGCCGATTCCGTATCCGCGTCGGCGGTGAGGTACTCGGCCAGTGAATGCCCGGCGGCATCGATGACGTGGAACGCGAGTTTGCCCAGCGTGCCGAAGGTGCCCTCGCCGACGCTGCCCGCCAAGGCGATGGTGTGCACGTGCGCGGGCACCGCGGACAGGTCGATCGAGATCCTGGCCTGTTTTCCTTCCTCGGTGGCGCTCGTGCCGAGGAAACGCACTGAGCCGTCGGGTGATTCGGTCTGGTTGTAGAAGACGAAGTCGGCATCGGATCCGACGCGCCGGTCGGCGCCGAGCAGCAGCGCGGAGGCGTCGACCTCGATCTCGGGTTCCGGCCAGCCGATCACGATGTCGATGCGGTCGACATCCTCGGGAAGCGGAATGTTCTGGCCCTTGGACAGCAGCGGAGACGACACAGTGACAATTCACCCTTCGACGGTCGGCATTCGGTCGCAAGGCTGATGCAGCCGACCCGCTCGCTGACCCCCTTGCCGCACACCGCGATGGCGTGACGGTGCCAAGAGTTGTCGGTGGTG
It includes:
- a CDS encoding TerD family protein — translated: MSSPLLSKGQNIPLPEDVDRIDIVIGWPEPEIEVDASALLLGADRRVGSDADFVFYNQTESPDGSVRFLGTSATEEGKQARISIDLSAVPAHVHTIALAGSVGEGTFGTLGKLAFHVIDAAGHSLAEYLTADADTESAFVFGEVYRRDGCWKVRAVGQGWESGLSGLATDFGVTVEDTAPATVEPEVVVPEAPAVQAPSRGVATTRRVVRKAKPIEFRQAESDTWQPARLFSVIGVGAGEEQERRTTSALIATMQAVRPFARAICARMGAPAGAFEGYLEVQYESGDTKVIPDAVLKVSRGAKQWTGLLEVKTGNGKLRRDQLESYLDVARRKKYDAVVSLSNDIPAGPGELPVQVDRRKLTKVALRHLSWAEVAHEARMLTTHGGIDDALQAWILAEFLRFLDHPRSGAAEFVDMGRHWVTIRDAVTQGTLRAGDAKALTVADTWVSLGRHLALRLTAELGVEVKHVLARKFHSDPALRAAAVAERLATDGSFEAVLRIPETAGDLTVIADVRTNKVRCRTTIAAPDEGTQARRVSWLTKQLTDAPGRVQVEAVFAERGNETCEFLDTVRTTPKSLIDGRTSPIVSFTLEQTFPMGNKRSGTAASFIASVTTATDAFYGAVMQPLREWVPAAPKQAGLDPAETAE